In a single window of the Canis lupus familiaris isolate Mischka breed German Shepherd chromosome 2, alternate assembly UU_Cfam_GSD_1.0, whole genome shotgun sequence genome:
- the SPINK1 gene encoding serine protease inhibitor Kazal-type 1 yields MKVTSVFLLSALALLSLSGKTRANTMLQRQANCNLKVNGCNKIYNPICGSDGITYANECLLCLENKKRQTSILVEKSGPC; encoded by the exons ATGAAGGTAACAAGCGTCTTTCTTCTCAGTGCGTTGGCCCTGTTGAGCTTATCTG GTAAAACCAGAGCCAATACCATGCTGCAGAGACAG gcTAACTGTAACCTTAAGGTGAACGGATGTAACAAGATCTATAATCCTATCTGCGGGAGTGATGGAATTACCTATGCTAATGAATGCTTGCTATGTCTTGAAAATAA GAAACGACAAACCTCTATCTTGGTTGAAAAATCTGGGCCTTGTTGA